Below is a window of bacterium DNA.
CCGGCCTTTCTTCTGCTGGCACACCGACGGCAGGGACAGACACCTGCGGCTCGGCAGGCGGTGGTTGGGTTGCTGGGTCGGTAGGTGTTGAGACCGGAGGCGGCTCAAGATCCGGGTCCGGTGTCACCGGCTCCACGGGGACGACGGGTTCCGGTTCGGCCTCAGGCTCTGGTACCGGCCTTTCTTCAGCTGGCACCTCGACGGCAGGGATAGACACCGGCGGCTCAGCGGGCGGTTGTTGAGTTGTTGGGGTGTTGGTTGTTGAGGCCGGAGGCGGTGGGTCCTCGATCACAGACGACTCTGGGACTGGGTCCGGTGTCACCGGCTCCACTGGTGGCACGGGTTCCGGTTCGGCCTCGGGCTCGGGCACCGGCCTTTCTTCTGCTGGCACCTCGACGACATGGACAGACACCGGTGGCTCGGCCGGCGGTGTCTGAGTTGCTGGGTTTTTAGTTGTTGAGGCCAGAGGCGGGACGAGGGGAATAGATACTGGCGTCTTTGGCTCTGGCGCTTGATGCGGCGGTTCAGAGGCCGAAGGCGGCATCACTGGCGGTGTTGGTTCTGCCGTGATGGCGGCCAGGTAGCCAGTCGCCATTGCGAGGGCGGCAGGATTCGGGAGGTAGGCCATCTCCCGCGCCATGTCCACCACTCTCTGACGGGTAGCCCGACTGATCCCGACGCTCTCCGCCCGCCCATTCATGACTAGGGAAACGGTCGTCTTTGAGAGGCCGAGTGCCTCGGCCACATCCCGTATTCTTGCTCCTTGTTTTAACCTTAAATATGACATCTAAACCGGTTTATATTGGCATAATTAATTTTTGTCAAGGGATGGAAATTGGGGTAGATGTTCTCCCGTCCTCGAGCCAATCACGGAAGTCAGTAACATGTGTCCAATAGCCCTGTTCGTCCGTCAGGTGTAGATCATTGTGGTCGGCCCCGGGCACCCACCAGCATTGTTTGGGCACAGTGGCAAGATCATAGAGCTTCTTTCCGTGCCACAGGGGAATGACCGAATCATTCATACCGTGGATAGTGCGATATCTTGGCTTCCGCATTACGCGGATTTTCGGGGCAACCCGAATCGGTGTGCATGAGAAGAGCCTGCGGCGATTCAAAGTGAAAATCCGGGCCTTGACAGCTCGGGACCGTGGGCGGAGTCTGAACGGGATCATACGGGAGCTGAATGATTACATCCGGGGCTGGTGGGGATATTTCAAAACAGGAACATCTCAAAACCTGACCCGGCCGCTGAACGACTGGATACTGCGTCGGCTTCGTGCCTACGTTTGGAGCCAGTGGCGCCTTCCGAGAACGAAGGTGCGCGAGTTACTCGCACGCGGCGTTCATCCCCGATGGGCGCACAGTATGGGAAATACGCGCAAAAGGCCGTGGCGAATCAGCAAGCAAAGCGCGTTACACACGGCCCTGCCCGAAGACTACTTCACGCAGAAACTCGGTTTGGTTCTTCTAGGGTAATTACTGCTTTCTTACAGCCGAACCGCCGTACACGTGATCCGTACATACGGTGGTGTGGGGGAGGGGGCCTCAGCGATGGGGTCCCCTATCCCGATCGGCGATGGATCTCATTCATCAGTCAATGTGCCAAGCTTATTGAGGACATCGTGAACAGCCTCCGCCGGAAGTTTACAGCAAAAGGTTGCCCGTCGAGACTTCCAATCCAAGCTTTTAACTTGATCAGCCAAGACAACACCTGAAACCTGGCATCCCTGTGGTACGCGAACCTCAAACGGATACCCCTTAACTTGGCTGGTTATCGGGCAGAACAAGGCAAGGCCCACCTTACGATTGTAGGACTCTGGGGAAAGAACCAACGCGGGCCGGTGGCCCGCCTGCTCATGACCAGCCTGCGGAGTGAAAGAAAGCCAGACGACGTCGC
It encodes the following:
- a CDS encoding LacI family DNA-binding transcriptional regulator, encoding MAEALGLSKTTVSLVMNGRAESVGISRATRQRVVDMAREMAYLPNPAALAMATGYLAAITAEPTPPVMPPSASEPPHQAPEPKTPVSIPLVPPLASTTKNPATQTPPAEPPVSVHVVEVPAEERPVPEPEAEPEPVPPVEPVTPDPVPESSVIEDPPPPASTTNTPTTQQPPAEPPVSIPAVEVPAEERPVPEPEAEPEPVVPVEPVTPDPDLEPPPVSTPTDPATQPPPAEPQVSVPAVGVPAEERP
- the mazF gene encoding endoribonuclease MazF, giving the protein MAAYCPKRGDVVWLSFTPQAGHEQAGHRPALVLSPESYNRKVGLALFCPITSQVKGYPFEVRVPQGCQVSGVVLADQVKSLDWKSRRATFCCKLPAEAVHDVLNKLGTLTDE